From the Saimiri boliviensis isolate mSaiBol1 chromosome X, mSaiBol1.pri, whole genome shotgun sequence genome, one window contains:
- the MAGEB10 gene encoding LOW QUALITY PROTEIN: melanoma-associated antigen B10 (The sequence of the model RefSeq protein was modified relative to this genomic sequence to represent the inferred CDS: deleted 1 base in 1 codon), whose protein sequence is MPRGQKSKLHAREKRRQARGGLEDLLSALAILEEEEEHPPPPTSVCSKDVAQHSLDGTSNNPDGLSGALSTSTSATAVSHTRHTKGFNDQMEERPSCTQDPAATDNFPRGLLGEKVVMLVHYLLFKYQMKEPITKADMLYKGRNVTQMSKSQFPIILSRASEHLELIFGLDLKEVEPNKHIYVLVNKLDPGCDVGLSDEPSVPKTGLLMIVLGIIFTKGNCATEEQVWKVLNMMRLHDGIEHIIFGEPRKLLTKDLVKENYLEYQQVPNSDPPCYQFLWGPRAHAETSKMKVLEFLAKVNNAVPSDFSPWYTEALQDEEERARARVVAKARITAMAHARSKVKSSNPSQLQ, encoded by the exons ATGCCTCGAGGTCAAAAGAGTAAACTCCATGCCAGGGAAAAACGCCGTCAGGCCCGCGGAGGTCTGGAAGATCTGTTGAGTGCTCTGGCCATtttagaagaggaggaagaacatCCCCCGCCCCCCACTTCTGTTTGTTCAAAGGATGTTGCCCAGCATTCACTTGATGGGACATCCAACAATCCCGATGGACTTTCGGGAGCCCTATCCACCAGTACATCTGCTACAGCTGTTTCACACACAAGACATACCAAAGGTTTCAACGATCAAATGGAAGAAAGACCAAGTTGCACACAAGATCCAGCAGCCACTGATAACTTTCCCAGAGGCCTTCTAGGTGAGAAAGTAGTTATGTTGGTGCATTACTTGCTGTTCAAGTACCAAATGAAAGAGCCCATTACAAAGGCAGATATGCTT TACAAAGGCAGAAATGTAACCCAAATGTCCAAGAGCCAATTCCCTATAATTCTGAGCAGAGCTTCTGAGCACCTGGAGCTGATCTTTGGTCTTGACCTGAAGGAAGTGGAGCCTAATAAGCACATCTACGTTCTTGTCAACAAACTAGATCCGGGCTGTGATGTAGGGCTCAGTGATGAGCCAAGCGTGCCCAAGACTGGCCTGCTGATGATTGTCCTGGGTATTATCTTCACAAAGGGTAATTGTGCCACTGAGGAGCAAGTCTGGAAAGTGCTTAATATGATGCGATTACATGATGGAATTGAGCACATCATTTTTGGGGAGCCCAGGAAGCTCCTAACCAAAGATTTGGTGAAAGAAAATTACCTGGAGTACCAGCAAGTGCCCAATAGTGATCCTCCATGCTATCAATTCCTATGGGGCCCAAGAGCCCATGCTGAAACCAGCAAGATGAAAGTTCTTGAGTTTTTGGCCAAGGTAAATAATGCAGTTCCCAGTGACTTCTCACCCTGGTATACAGAGGCTTTGCAAGATGAAGAAGAGAGAGCCAGAGCCAGAGTTGTAGCCAAGGCTCGCATTACTGCCATGGCCCATGCACGTTCCAAGGTTAAGTCCAGCAACCCCTCCCAACTGCAGTAA